Proteins encoded within one genomic window of Ptiloglossa arizonensis isolate GNS036 chromosome 3, iyPtiAriz1_principal, whole genome shotgun sequence:
- the LOC143144449 gene encoding WAP four-disulfide core domain protein 2, with product MELFPVVLVFTLTLATTFGQSRYEPYAEKPGSCPPALPVQICSQSCFFDSHCQGISKCCPTSCGGAVCSRPVTMRQPDTSEKAGSCPAVPKGRWVCSPTCSVDSDCRGTLKCCKNRCGALACQKPEVEVIESVEVPIVPLPEDSYNVPRNPYNFNPYDGIRNFYPYYLYNNE from the exons ATGGAGTTGTTTCCAGTAGTCCTTGTATTTACCCTAACATTAGCCACCACTTTCGGCCAATCCAG ATACGAACCGTACGCCGAAAAGCCAGGTTCCTGTCCACCGGCTCTGCCGGTTCAGATTTGCAGCCAGTCCTGTTTCTTTGACTCCCATTGCCAAGGAATAAGCAAATGTTGTCCAACCAGTTGCGGAGGAGCCGTCTGCTCGAGACCAGTGACCATGAGGCAACCAGATACATCGG AGAAAGCAGGTTCCTGTCCAGCAGTGCCCAAAGGTAGATGGGTGTGCTCGCCGACCTGCAGCGTCGACAGCGATTGCAGAGGAACGCTCAAGTGTTGCAAAAATCGTTGCGGAGCACTGGCCTGTCAGAAACCGGAAGTCGAAGTGATCGAATCCGTGGAAGTCCCGATTGTCCCGTTGCCGGAGGATTCCTACAACGTACCCAGGAATCCTTACAACTTCAATCCATACGAcggcatcaggaatttctatcCTTATTACCTTTACAATAATGAATAG